The proteins below are encoded in one region of Equus przewalskii isolate Varuska chromosome 1, EquPr2, whole genome shotgun sequence:
- the EDDM3B gene encoding epididymal secretory protein E3-beta — protein sequence MASSLKVLGPLLALMFPLCGLLVHSENLSWKEFMKQHHLSTSLEFSEYRCNDLMRKREALRGKNYHIFIYTFWHKIEHVCIRNWRDRYRNVYVWAQYPFKILRCYQRNNKQSYKEHRSYSHIEFHCGMNGFVDSIEDIRLLEISN from the coding sequence ATGGCATCCTCTCTAAAGGTTCTAGGCCCTCTCCTGGCCCTGATGTTCCCTCTATGTGGGCTCCTTGTACACAGCGAGAACCTTTCCTGGAAGGAATTCATGAAACAGCATCATCTGAGCACAAGCTTGGAATTCAGTGAGTACAGATGTAATGACctcatgagaaaaagagaagctcTCAGAGGCAAGAACTATCACATCTTCATCTATACCTTTTGGCACAAAATTGAGCATGTATGCATCAGGAACTGGAGAGATCGCTACAGAAACGTCTACGTGTGGGCCCAGTATCCCTTCAAAATACTCAGGTGCTACCAGAGGAATAACAAACAGAGCTACAAAGAGCACAGGAGCTATAGTCACATTGAATTCCATTGTGGCATGAATGGGTTTGTTGATAGCATAGAGGACATCCGGTTGTTAGAGATTAGCAACTAG